TCACCATCACTTCGCTGACCTCCGGGTCCCTGAGCAGGGCCTCGATGGGCCCGAGCCCGACGACACGATCCGAAACGTCGTTCACCACCTTGGCCAGGTCGCCCTGCGGCAGGAGATGGCCTTCCTCCCTCAGGATGGCCAGGGCCTCTTCCCTCACCAGGAGCCGCCGGTCCACCGGCCGCGCGGCCGCGAGCCCGTTCGCGTCGATGCGCTGGACCAGCCGGTCGTGGAGCCGCCGCTTGACCGTGGCCAGGCGGTCACGCTCCCGCATCGCCCCTCCCATCGAGCAGCGCGCGGGCCAGCCGGTCCGCGGCACGCGCGATCCGCCCCCGCGGCGAGAGGAGCTTCCCGCGGTCCTGCGCCGCCTGGGCGTGTCGGTCCACCGGCCAGATCGCCAGCGCCGGCCGCCCGAAGACCCGCTTGGCATCGGCCGGCACGACCTCGGCTCTGCGGGTCCGGTTCATCACGACGTCGCACCGGGCGGTCAGCCCGAGTGAGCCGAGCATGTCGAGGGCCCGCTTCGCGAACCGGAACGCCAGGACGTCGGGTGAGACCACGACCAGGATCCGGTCCGAGCGCTCCAGGCCGGCCAGGGCGATCTCGTCGAGCGCTCGGGGCAGGTGCAGCACGACGACGTCCCGCCACGCTTGCAGCGCCGAGAGCGCCGCCGAGTAGTGCGCCGGACCGGCGGCCTCGGGCGGCGCCGCCTGGCTGGAGGACAGCAGGACCCCGAACCCCGCCGGGTGGCGCCACAGGACGTCGTCGAGGCGTTCCTCGGACAGCTCCCCCGCCACCGGCCCGACGTCCCCGATCGAGCGGGCCTCGGGCGGCGCGCCGAGGGCCGCGGACACGTCCCCGAACACCGGGTCCAGGTCGGCCAGGGTCGTGGCCCGGCCGGTCCGAGCGAACGCCGCCGCGAGATGGGTCGCCAGGAACGTCGTCCCGACGCCGCCACGCGGTCCGTACACCGCCACCACCAGGGCCCGCTTCACCGTCGCCCGCCGGCGCGCAGGAAGCGTTCCCCCGGCCGCCCGGGCCAGATCCTCGCGCTCCGACGGCCACACGTAGAAGGCCCGTGCGCCGGCGTCCAACGCGACGCGCATGGCCTGCACGGACTCGGCCGTTTCCAGGGCCAGGAAGGAGCTTCCGTTGAGGTTCCCGGCCGCCCGGACCAGCAGCGGCTGGCCCACGACGGCGTGTGGCTCACGCTCCCGGATGGCCCGGGCGAGCGCCTGCGGATCGGAGGCGGTCGCGACGACCCGAACGCGCCCCGTCCGGTCCAGGAAGTCGACGACCTCCTCGGCCAGCTCGGGCGGATCGAGCCCGACCACCACGCTCGCCACACTGTCCACGAGACCTCCTTCCACCGCTCTCGCTCGAGGGGAAGCCATCCACCACACGCCGCCAAAGGGAAGGCACCGCATGCCCGGGGGAAGCCCAACCGCACGCCCGGGGAAGCCAACCGCGCCCATGGAGAAGCCGGCAGCACACAGGGGAAGAACTGCGAGGGGGATGCGCCCTCCGGAAGCGCCGCTCCGAAGGCACATGGGGAAGGGATGCCACCCGGCGTTCGGGCCCGCCGCTGCTCCCGGTAGCGCCACCTGCCGCTGCCGCCGCTGCCTGAAGCGAGGGGAAGACTAACGGCGGAGTCGCCATCGGACAATCACCAGGACGGCGGATCTTGCGGGTGATGCGGGGGGATGCGAAATTCCCCGATTCGGGGAATGGACACCCTCGGATACGCCCTGCGACCGGCGTCGGGACGCGCCCAGATGCTGCCGGCGTCGGCATGCGCTCAGCGCTCAGTCCCCGGGCTCGGCCTCCACGCGCTCGATGCCCAGGCGATCGAGCCGGATCCGGTGCCGCTCCAGCAGGTCGAGCAGGAACCGCTTCTCCCCGTCCACCCCGCCCAGCAGGTCCTTCAGCACCGTGGCCTGATCGAGGGCCCGGCTGGTCTGGGTGAGGGCCTCGCCGATGATCCGCCGAGCGTACGCGGCGATCCGCTCGATGGCCTCGGGCTCGCCTTCCATGGCCCTGGTCAGCTCCTCCAGGGCAAAGGATTCCTGGTCCTCGCGCTCACCGAGGGCTCGCCGCACCACCTCCGCCGACACCGGATCGAGCAGTTCGACCAGCCCGTCGGCGAAGTCCGAAACCAGGGCGTCGCCCACATAGTGGAAGGTCTGGGCCTCGACCCAGTCGGCCGGCTCCGTGTGCGAGAAGAACAGGTCGAAGAAGGGCGCGAACCGCCTGGTCAGGGACTCCGAGCCCACCTCCAGGAGCCGGGCCTCGATCAGCCGGGAGTTCCGGCGCTCCCGCTCCGCGATGCCTAGCTGGGCCTCCCGAGTGCGGGAGTCGGGGGCGAAGCGGGCGTTGTCGCGCGCGCGCTCCGCCGCCACCTTCCCCCCGTAGGAAAGCGCGGCCAGGAGCTCCGCGACCGCGGTTCGATTCACGCGTCGGATTGTAGGTGCTGGAAGGGGGGCCTCAGCAGCGTGAATCCAGGCTGGAGCCCCGGGTTCGGGCCCGTGCGGCGACCGAGCAGATCAGGCGACGACCATCCCAGCGGAGATTCCTGCCGGGCTTCCGGGAAAATGTCACACCCCCGTTCTACGCTTTCCATCGATGGGCGAGGTCATCTCGATCGGAGACTGGCTCCGGGACCGCCGGCACGATGCCGCCGGCCCGGCGGACGACGTCGCCCGGCTGGAGCGAGCGGTCTCCCTGCTGGAACCGCTCCTGGAGGAGGTGAACGATCGGAGGAAGCCCGGCATGGCTGACATCGAAACCGAGCTCCTCGCGGCGACCGGAGCCGTCTCCCTCGACCTGTTCGAGGAAGCGGCCTCCCGCCTGGAGCGCCTGGCCGATCGCCTGGCAGCCCTGGCCCGGCGAGGCGGCTGAAGGCGCATCCACCCGGGGTAACGCCCTAGACAAAGCCTGTCCGGCGGACATGCGACCCCGGAACCATCCTTCCCTGGTCGGAGTCTGCTTGCCCGAATGGAGGGCAGATTCGTGGTTCCCGGCGACAGGGCCCGGCGCTAGGCTTGCGTGCCAGGGGGCGATAGCGCCGTGCAGGAACCGGATCCGCGCACACTGGCTCGCGCTCGCGAGGGGGACCTCCGGGCATTCGAGGACCTGGTCCGGCTGTATCAGGCCGACGTGTGGCGGTTCGCCTACCACCTCACGGCGAACCGGGCCACGGCCGAGGACGTCACCCAGGAGGCCTTCCTGCGGGCGTTCCGGTTCCTCCGGTCCTTCCGGGGGGACTCGAAGTTCTCGAGCTGGCTGTTCCGGATCGTGCGCAATTGCAGCATGGACGCGCTCAAGTCCCGGCGCTCCCTGGAGCTCCGCGACTACCCCAAGCCGCCGCCCGCAACCGACCCCGCCACGCGGGCGGAGGTCTGGGACGCCGTGCGAGGGCTGTCCCGCGAGCACCTGGAACCGTTCCTGCTGATCGAGGTGTTCGGGCTCTCCTACCAGGAAGCCGCGGACGTCCTCCAGGTCCGGGTGGGAACGGTCAAGAGCCGCATGCACCGCGGCCGCCAAGTGTTGATCCGCGGTCTCTCCGACCACGAGGAGGACGCCGGTGAACTGTGAGCGGGCGGAGCTCGCGCTGTCCGAACGCATGGACGGCGAGCGGCTCGCCCCGCGGCTCGAGGTCGCCCTGGAACGGCACCTGGCGGACTGCTCGGCCTGCCGTGGGTTCGAGGCCCGCGCCCGGCGGGTCCGGGAGGGCGTCCGGTTCCGCCTTGCGGAGGCGGTGCCCGACCTGGTCGAGCCGATCATGGAGCGGGTCGCGGCAGGGACCTCCCCAACGGTCGGGGCCGCCAGGACCGACTGGCCCGCACTCCTCCGTCCGGCGCGGCACTCCGAGCAACCGACGCCCCCGCGCCCGGCTGATCTGTCGCGCGCCGCGAGGCCCGGCCGCGCCGGCCGGCGCCGCGAGCTCGCCCGCGTCGCGGTGGCCCTCCTCGCGGGGGCGTTCGTCGGAACGGCCGTCACCGGGACCGGCATCTGGCCGGGGAGCTCCCCGGGGCCGGCGGTCCTGGCCGCGGACCTGCCCGGCCGGGTCCTCCAGGCCGCCACCCACCTCCAGGGGTACCACGCGCGGTTCGCCGTCACCGAGTGGCACTTCCAGCCGCGCCTGCCCCTCCGCCACTTCAGCGTCGACGTCTGGCTGTCCGCCCCGGAACGCTTCCGCATGGACGTCGCCGACCTCACGCCCTATCCGAACACCACCTGGCCGCGCAACGACCTCTCCCTGATCGTGAACCGGTCCCAGTGGTACCTGTCGGGGCCCGGCCCCTGTCCGGCCGACGCCTGGCCCAACTGCCCCCTGGGCGCCCCGCAGACCCGCCGCGTGGACCACCGGGTCCCGTTCTCCGAGGCCGCCCCCATGCCGAGCGACATCGTGCTGCCGCTCACCACGCTGGCGGACGCGAACCGCCTCGACGTGCTGGGCCGGGGAACCGTCGGGGGCCGGCCCGCCGTCCGGGTCGCCCTCACCTATCGCCAGGCCGGCCCCCTGTTCGCCTTCCTCCGCCAGGGGGGCGCGTGGCGGCCGTTTTACCCCGACGACCGGGTGGTCCTGTGGCTCGACCGGCGGAGCTGGTTCCCGCTGGCGTACCGCGTCTACCCGGCCGACGAGCCCGACCGAGTCGCGTGGGCGGCCCGCCAGGGACTCCCCACCGAGCCGCCGGGCCAGGACGTGTTCTCCGCGCGGGTCCTGTCGTTCGACGAGCGCGTGCCGAGCGCGGCCACATTCAGCGTCCCGGACACCTCCTCGGTCCCCGCCACCAGCGAGGGCGCGCAGAGGGTGAAGCTGGACGACGTCCCGAAGCGCGTCGGCTACGCGCCGATCGTCCCCACCGACACCGCCGGCCTGCACCTGTACCGGGTAGTCATCCCGCCCGGGCAGACCGGTGAGCCCGGCGACCAGACCATCGTGGCGTACTCCTCGGGCCTGGCCTGGCTGAAGGTCCGGGAAACGCACTCCTGGCGGACCGACGCCCCCTTCGGACCGGTCAGCCGCCTAGCCGAGCGGGTCGACCTCCCCGGCGGAGGCGTCGCGTACTACGAGCCGGCCACCCGAACCCTCGGCCGGCGCCTGTCGATCCACGCCCACAGCGTCGACCTGTTCCTGGAGACGAACCTTTCCCGCGACGCCCTGCTGCACGTGGCGGGATCGCTCCCGGTGGCCTCGAACATCCCGGCCTCCTGGGACGTGCAGCCCTCGGGCGGCGGCCTGGCCGAACGCCTTTCGCTCCGCCAGGCCGTCTCCCGGGTGCCCTTCCCGGTGTCGGAGCCGGAGTCCCTCCCCGCCGGCTACCGCCTGATCTCGACGGAGGTCGTGCAGGTCGGGAACGACCAGAGCGTGAACCTGTATTTCGGGCAGCCCAACGCCGACCTCGAGGGGCAGATCCGGTTGCACATCGAGCCGGGAACCGACCTCCCTCCGGCCTCCGCCGCGGAACAGTCGGCGGTGCAGGTCGGCGACGTGTCCGGGCGCTTCACGCCGAGCCGGGACGAGCTGGAATGGGTCGACCAGGGCATCTACTACTCGATCGACGGAGCCGCCCTCACCCTCGCGGACCTGCTCGTGGTGGCGCAGTCGCTCCAACCCGTGTCGCTGCCACGGTCATCGTCCCCGGAGCCGACCACGCCGCCGGCCACCTCGGAAACGAGCGCGCCGGTGTCCATCGGCGCCATCGACCTGCCCGCAGCGTTCGCAGGAGCATCGACGCCGTGAGGTGGTTCCGGGGCGCCCCGCGCCTGGTCGCGGCAGGCATCGTGGGCTTCGCCCTGGGAGGCCTGCTCACCCTGTCACTCCAGAGCGCCGGGCAGACGGTGGCCGGAACCGGCGGAACCGGTGGCGGAGGAGGAGAGACCCAGGGCCACCCGCCGGCGACGGGTGCCGCCCCCGCCACCAGCCCCGAGCCCCCCGAGACGTTCCTGGCCTGGACCCCGGGAGGGCTTCCCGACGGGTTCCGGCAGGCCGTCCGCACGCTCCCCGGGATCGAGCGCTCGGTCGTCGTGGCGAGCGGCCTGGCCTGGATGACCCGGTCGTTCTCCGCGGACGGGACCCAGGTGGACGCGCCGCCGCACGGCCTGGCCATCCCCGTCGAGGTCGCGGCGGTGGACCCTCGCGAGTACTCGCCTTTCCTGCCGCCGTCCGACCGCGGCGTCTCGCTCTCCCTCTCCGACGGACAGGGCGTTATGGGGCAGATGAGCGCGGACGTCCGCGGGTTTGGCGCGGGCGGGGAGTTCGACTTCGGCCCCGCCGCGATCACCGTCGCCGCGGTCCTCCCCGACGGGCTGGTCGGGGCGAACGAGCTCCTGGTGTCCCGCCGGGTCGCCGCCACGCTCGGCATCGCCGAGAACCGATACGCGCTGCTCCAGCCCCGGTCCGGCATGACCGAGGCCGAGCTGACCGCGGAGATCCGCACGATCATCCCGAAGGACCTCCCGCTGCGGGTCCGCGCTCCGGGCGAGACCCCGTACTTCCGGCAAGGGGACGCCGTCCTGGCCCCCGTGCGCATCAAGCAGCTGTTCGGCGAGTTCGCCGCCCACCCGCTGCCGGGCGGCCAACTGGCCATCGATCCGGCCTGGGAGAGCCGCCACATCGCCACGGAGTCCGTTCCCATCCTGGGCGACGTCCATTGCAACCGAGCGCTGTTCCCCCAGCTCCGGGGGGCGCTCCGGGAGGTCGTGAGATCAGGCCTGGCCCACCTCATCAAGCCGAACGAGTACGGCGGCTGCTTCGGCCCCCGCTTCGCGAACCGTGACCCGGCCCAGGGCATCTCCCATCACGCCTGGGGCATCGCCATCGACCTCGACGTGGCGGAGAATCTCTACGGGCACACCCCGACCATGGACCCGCGCATCGTCGCGATCTTCAAGCGGTGGGGGTTCAACTGGGGCGGCGACTTCCTGATCCCCGACGGGATGCACTTCGAGTTCGCGCGCTTCGTGCACCCGTAGCGACGGCGCGGGGCCGAGCCGGATCGAGTCGGAAAGGCGAAGGGAGCAGCTACCAAGCGCTCTCTGCAACTTGCTCGGGTACCGCGGGCTCACCCTCGGGGCCCGAGCATGCCTCCCGCGGCAGGACGCACGTGGGTACTGCTCCCTTCGCGGCCGTCCCAAGACGGCCGAGGCGATTGTATCCCTGCCACCCCGGCTGTGGAAAACGGCCAGAGCCCGGAGCTACCCGCGGCTTCGCGAACGCACCACCCGCGGTCGCAGGTACAGCCACGCAAGCACCACCGCGACGCCCACCGCCGCCGCGACCGCGGCGACCGGCGAGGGGCGAGGCACCGCCGACACCAGGCGCTGGCGCATCCGGACCGGCCTGCGGAAAT
Above is a genomic segment from Actinomycetota bacterium containing:
- a CDS encoding ferritin-like domain-containing protein produces the protein MNRTAVAELLAALSYGGKVAAERARDNARFAPDSRTREAQLGIAERERRNSRLIEARLLEVGSESLTRRFAPFFDLFFSHTEPADWVEAQTFHYVGDALVSDFADGLVELLDPVSAEVVRRALGEREDQESFALEELTRAMEGEPEAIERIAAYARRIIGEALTQTSRALDQATVLKDLLGGVDGEKRFLLDLLERHRIRLDRLGIERVEAEPGD
- a CDS encoding sigma-70 family RNA polymerase sigma factor, which gives rise to MQEPDPRTLARAREGDLRAFEDLVRLYQADVWRFAYHLTANRATAEDVTQEAFLRAFRFLRSFRGDSKFSSWLFRIVRNCSMDALKSRRSLELRDYPKPPPATDPATRAEVWDAVRGLSREHLEPFLLIEVFGLSYQEAADVLQVRVGTVKSRMHRGRQVLIRGLSDHEEDAGEL
- a CDS encoding zf-HC2 domain-containing protein; this translates as MNCERAELALSERMDGERLAPRLEVALERHLADCSACRGFEARARRVREGVRFRLAEAVPDLVEPIMERVAAGTSPTVGAARTDWPALLRPARHSEQPTPPRPADLSRAARPGRAGRRRELARVAVALLAGAFVGTAVTGTGIWPGSSPGPAVLAADLPGRVLQAATHLQGYHARFAVTEWHFQPRLPLRHFSVDVWLSAPERFRMDVADLTPYPNTTWPRNDLSLIVNRSQWYLSGPGPCPADAWPNCPLGAPQTRRVDHRVPFSEAAPMPSDIVLPLTTLADANRLDVLGRGTVGGRPAVRVALTYRQAGPLFAFLRQGGAWRPFYPDDRVVLWLDRRSWFPLAYRVYPADEPDRVAWAARQGLPTEPPGQDVFSARVLSFDERVPSAATFSVPDTSSVPATSEGAQRVKLDDVPKRVGYAPIVPTDTAGLHLYRVVIPPGQTGEPGDQTIVAYSSGLAWLKVRETHSWRTDAPFGPVSRLAERVDLPGGGVAYYEPATRTLGRRLSIHAHSVDLFLETNLSRDALLHVAGSLPVASNIPASWDVQPSGGGLAERLSLRQAVSRVPFPVSEPESLPAGYRLISTEVVQVGNDQSVNLYFGQPNADLEGQIRLHIEPGTDLPPASAAEQSAVQVGDVSGRFTPSRDELEWVDQGIYYSIDGAALTLADLLVVAQSLQPVSLPRSSSPEPTTPPATSETSAPVSIGAIDLPAAFAGASTP
- a CDS encoding M15 family metallopeptidase, whose translation is MRWFRGAPRLVAAGIVGFALGGLLTLSLQSAGQTVAGTGGTGGGGGETQGHPPATGAAPATSPEPPETFLAWTPGGLPDGFRQAVRTLPGIERSVVVASGLAWMTRSFSADGTQVDAPPHGLAIPVEVAAVDPREYSPFLPPSDRGVSLSLSDGQGVMGQMSADVRGFGAGGEFDFGPAAITVAAVLPDGLVGANELLVSRRVAATLGIAENRYALLQPRSGMTEAELTAEIRTIIPKDLPLRVRAPGETPYFRQGDAVLAPVRIKQLFGEFAAHPLPGGQLAIDPAWESRHIATESVPILGDVHCNRALFPQLRGALREVVRSGLAHLIKPNEYGGCFGPRFANRDPAQGISHHAWGIAIDLDVAENLYGHTPTMDPRIVAIFKRWGFNWGGDFLIPDGMHFEFARFVHP